Proteins from a single region of Runella sp. SP2:
- the tatC gene encoding twin-arginine translocase subunit TatC, producing the protein MPLDQEFDNPTHEESEMTFIEHLEELRWHVIRAVGAIIVFTIGAFIFIEEIYDKIILAPSRSDFWTYRMLCKIADFTGAQGLCIDQLDFELQSREMAGQFTMALMSALIIGLLFAFPYAFWEVWRFIKPGLKPSERKMSRGAVFYVTFLFMSGVLFGYYVVAPLAINFLANFKLDPRIKNQFDITSYVGLISILTLACGLTFQLPVVAFVLSKIGFLNPRFMREYRRHAFVVILILAAIITPSPDVLSQVLVALPLSLLYEISIFVSAWVERNKKADAELEAKQEEDDAFNNPWTPDADV; encoded by the coding sequence ATGCCACTCGATCAAGAATTTGACAACCCCACCCACGAAGAATCAGAAATGACGTTCATTGAGCACCTCGAAGAACTACGCTGGCACGTTATCCGAGCTGTAGGTGCAATTATTGTTTTTACCATTGGGGCATTCATCTTTATTGAAGAGATATACGATAAAATTATTTTGGCCCCCTCTCGTTCGGATTTCTGGACCTACCGAATGTTGTGTAAAATCGCCGATTTCACGGGGGCTCAGGGGCTTTGCATCGACCAGCTTGATTTTGAACTTCAAAGCCGCGAAATGGCTGGGCAATTTACGATGGCGCTCATGTCAGCGCTTATCATTGGCCTTCTCTTTGCTTTTCCTTACGCGTTTTGGGAAGTTTGGCGTTTCATCAAACCTGGCTTGAAACCTTCTGAGCGCAAAATGTCGCGCGGGGCGGTATTTTACGTTACGTTTTTGTTTATGTCAGGGGTGCTTTTTGGTTATTACGTCGTTGCTCCATTGGCCATCAACTTCCTTGCCAATTTTAAGCTTGACCCGCGCATCAAAAACCAATTCGATATTACGTCGTACGTAGGATTAATTTCAATCTTGACGCTCGCTTGCGGTCTTACGTTCCAATTGCCTGTTGTGGCGTTTGTTCTTTCTAAAATTGGTTTTCTCAATCCACGCTTCATGCGGGAATACCGTCGTCACGCCTTTGTGGTCATTCTTATCTTAGCCGCAATCATCACGCCTTCGCCTGATGTACTTAGCCAAGTATTGGTGGCTTTGCCGCTTTCGTTGCTTTACGAAATCAGTATTTTTGTATCGGCCTGGGTAGAACGCAACAAAAAAGCAGACGCTGAATTGGAAGCCAAACAAGAGGAAGACGATGCTTTTAACAACCCTTGGACACCCGACGCCGACGTCTAA
- a CDS encoding YitT family protein produces MQGITKRSLLKDAILITAGIFSAGLGLKGFLLSSHFIDGGVTGISMLLSSILKVPLAVLIPILNLPFILMGYRQIGLAFAIKSTFAITGLSICLAFVHFPDVTPDLLLTSVFGGFFIGAGIGLAMRGGAVLDGTEVAALLVSRRNSTVRVGDVILGMNILIFATAAYFLGVDIALYSMLTYFTASKTVDYLIHGIEEYTAVWIVSDHHEAIREMITNKLHKGVTVLNSEKGFGKRGLQNQETKVLYSVVTRLEVSRLRDAISEIDPHAFVVQHGIDDARGGIVKERALH; encoded by the coding sequence ATGCAAGGAATTACCAAACGTTCTTTACTAAAAGATGCGATTTTAATTACAGCGGGTATTTTTAGCGCGGGACTTGGCCTAAAGGGTTTTTTACTTTCAAGCCACTTTATTGATGGCGGTGTTACGGGCATTTCTATGCTTCTTTCGTCCATCTTAAAAGTACCCTTGGCTGTACTTATTCCTATCCTCAACCTACCATTTATTTTAATGGGCTACCGTCAAATCGGTTTAGCATTTGCCATCAAAAGCACCTTTGCCATTACGGGTTTATCCATCTGTTTAGCTTTTGTTCACTTCCCTGATGTAACCCCAGACTTGTTATTAACCTCCGTATTTGGTGGGTTTTTTATTGGGGCTGGTATTGGATTAGCCATGCGAGGTGGCGCTGTTTTGGACGGCACAGAAGTGGCTGCATTGCTCGTTAGCCGCCGAAATTCTACGGTTCGCGTTGGTGACGTGATTTTGGGCATGAACATTCTCATTTTTGCCACGGCTGCCTATTTTTTGGGGGTTGACATTGCCCTTTATTCGATGTTAACTTACTTCACCGCCTCCAAAACTGTCGATTATTTGATTCATGGTATCGAAGAATATACGGCCGTCTGGATTGTTTCTGACCATCATGAAGCCATCCGCGAAATGATTACGAACAAACTCCATAAAGGTGTCACGGTCTTAAATAGCGAAAAAGGTTTTGGCAAGCGTGGACTTCAAAACCAAGAAACTAAAGTACTCTACTCGGTCGTGACTCGCCTAGAAGTTAGCCGTTTACGGGACGCCATTTCAGAAATAGACCCCCATGCTTTTGTGGTACAACACGGCATTGACGATGCGCGTGGAGGGATTGTAAAAGAAAGGGCGTTGCACTAA
- a CDS encoding 1-acyl-sn-glycerol-3-phosphate acyltransferase, which translates to MNWLFGLLYRLVGWRTIGHAPTELKKGIWLVCPHWYNWDFFVGVGVRAYINLKIGYLGKSALFKWYSGWLFRGLGGYPVDRTKNNNLVEAVAATFQENETIHIAIAPEGTRSNVSKLKTGFYYMALKAKVPIILVGFDYPRKAVVFGDIIYPTGDFVKDMKPIYDFFLTIQGPKKEWLVNYAQTGEIPLPKEGR; encoded by the coding sequence ATGAATTGGCTTTTTGGACTACTATATCGGCTAGTTGGCTGGCGCACAATAGGACATGCACCCACCGAACTAAAAAAAGGAATTTGGCTTGTATGTCCGCATTGGTACAATTGGGATTTTTTTGTGGGGGTAGGCGTGAGAGCGTATATAAACCTTAAAATTGGCTATCTTGGAAAAAGTGCATTGTTTAAGTGGTATTCTGGCTGGTTGTTTCGCGGACTTGGCGGGTATCCTGTCGATCGCACAAAAAACAATAACTTGGTAGAGGCGGTTGCGGCTACGTTTCAGGAAAACGAAACAATTCACATTGCCATTGCTCCTGAGGGTACGCGTAGCAACGTGTCAAAACTCAAAACGGGTTTTTATTACATGGCCCTAAAAGCCAAAGTGCCCATTATTTTGGTAGGCTTTGATTATCCACGAAAAGCCGTGGTTTTTGGCGACATTATTTACCCCACGGGCGATTTTGTAAAGGATATGAAGCCTATCTATGATTTTTTTCTTACAATTCAAGGCCCTAAAAAAGAATGGCTGGTCAACTACGCCCAAACGGGAGAAATTCCTTTACCCAAAGAAGGGCGTTAG
- a CDS encoding geranylgeranylglyceryl/heptaprenylglyceryl phosphate synthase, with translation MRSRIRTILQDNLQERRKAFAVLLDPDKVEFSSFPFLLAESVRHGVDFFFVGGSLITRYAADDIIKAIHEHTSIPAILFPGNSLHIEPSADAILLLSLISGRNPELLIGQHVVAAPLLKRSQLEILPTGYMLVESGRATTVSYISNTTPIPHDKPSVAACTAMAGELLGLQVMYLDAGSGAQKPVSPEMIAAVRKAVDTPIVVGGGINSSAKAQAALEAGADVIVVGNGIEQNPDLLPEIAQLVRAFNDKVTV, from the coding sequence ATGAGGTCAAGAATACGAACGATACTCCAGGATAATCTTCAAGAAAGACGTAAGGCATTTGCCGTTTTGCTCGATCCCGATAAGGTCGAGTTTTCGTCATTCCCTTTTTTATTGGCCGAGAGTGTACGTCACGGGGTTGATTTCTTCTTTGTGGGAGGAAGCCTCATTACACGCTATGCCGCCGACGACATCATCAAGGCCATTCACGAGCATACATCCATTCCTGCCATTTTATTTCCTGGCAATAGCCTTCACATTGAGCCTTCCGCCGACGCTATTTTGTTGTTGTCGCTGATTTCGGGACGTAATCCTGAACTTCTTATTGGCCAACACGTGGTGGCAGCTCCTTTGTTGAAACGTAGTCAACTGGAAATATTACCTACGGGTTATATGTTGGTGGAAAGTGGCCGTGCTACCACGGTTTCTTATATTAGTAACACCACACCCATTCCACACGATAAACCTAGCGTAGCCGCTTGTACGGCCATGGCTGGCGAATTGCTAGGACTTCAAGTGATGTACTTGGATGCAGGAAGCGGGGCTCAAAAACCCGTTTCGCCCGAAATGATTGCAGCTGTCCGCAAAGCGGTGGACACACCTATCGTTGTGGGAGGAGGAATCAATTCTTCTGCCAAAGCACAAGCCGCTCTCGAAGCAGGTGCCGACGTGATTGTGGTAGGAAACGGCATTGAACAAAATCCCGATTTACTTCCCGAAATTGCCCAACTTGTCAGGGCTTTTAATGATAAAGTAACCGTCTGA
- a CDS encoding ABC transporter ATP-binding protein gives MIQFIDIQKSFEGRIVLGGVSGTFKPGDTSLIIGGSGTGKSVLLKCLIGLIRPDNGQVLYNGRDFWNSDEEVRKQVRREMGVLFQGGALFDSKTVAQNVRFPLDMLTDMSESEKNDRVMVCLTRVGLDHAVNRMPSEISGGMKKRVGIARAIVMNPKYLFCDEPNSGLDPLTSIKIDELIKEITDEYNITTVVITHDMNSVLEIGEKVMFLYKGYKLWEGDNNTILQADVKELNEFVFASKRLREMGR, from the coding sequence ATGATTCAGTTTATTGATATACAAAAATCGTTTGAAGGGCGAATCGTATTGGGAGGTGTCTCAGGCACATTTAAGCCTGGTGACACCAGCCTCATCATTGGCGGTAGTGGTACAGGAAAAAGCGTTTTGCTCAAATGCTTGATTGGTCTTATTCGCCCCGACAACGGCCAAGTACTTTACAACGGTCGCGATTTTTGGAACAGCGACGAAGAAGTACGAAAGCAAGTTCGCCGCGAAATGGGGGTTTTGTTTCAGGGTGGGGCATTATTTGACTCTAAAACCGTAGCCCAAAACGTACGTTTTCCGCTTGATATGCTCACCGACATGAGCGAGAGCGAAAAAAACGACCGTGTCATGGTTTGTCTCACGCGGGTGGGGCTTGACCATGCCGTCAATCGGATGCCTTCTGAAATTAGCGGGGGGATGAAAAAACGCGTCGGTATTGCTCGGGCAATTGTAATGAACCCCAAGTATTTGTTTTGCGACGAACCCAACTCGGGCCTCGATCCACTTACTTCGATTAAAATTGATGAACTAATCAAAGAAATTACGGACGAGTATAACATCACCACCGTCGTCATTACGCACGACATGAACTCTGTACTCGAAATTGGGGAGAAAGTAATGTTTCTTTACAAAGGCTATAAACTCTGGGAAGGCGACAACAACACCATTCTCCAAGCCGATGTTAAAGAGCTCAACGAGTTTGTCTTTGCCAGCAAGCGCCTACGAGAGATGGGAAGATAA
- the wecB gene encoding non-hydrolyzing UDP-N-acetylglucosamine 2-epimerase, giving the protein MKILTVFGTRPEAIKMAMLVRQLRHHPHFEHKLCVTGQHRHMLDQVLELFELTPDFDLNIMQAGQDLTDVTCRILTGLRTLFQSYRPDLVLVHGDTTTCMATSLAAFYAGIKIGHVEAGLRTGNLQSPFPEEANRLITDRLANYYFAPTDRNVEALLREGVAPNVIVKTGNTVIDALLHVSKQVEGFSERVSGDLKQLFSTNRKILLVTGHRRENFGDGFIQICEALHDLAQQHPALEIVYPVHLNPNVQKPVYEHLGGLPNVHLPNPMDYADFVYAMKNSWAILTDSGGVQEEAPSLGKPVLVMRDTTERPEAVEAGTVRLVGANRATITQAVTELWTQAPVYQAMSEANNPYGDGLASQRIIDFLESIVG; this is encoded by the coding sequence ATGAAAATCCTTACTGTTTTTGGCACTCGCCCCGAGGCCATCAAAATGGCCATGCTGGTGCGTCAGCTCCGCCACCACCCACATTTTGAGCATAAGTTATGCGTAACGGGTCAGCACCGCCACATGCTCGACCAAGTGCTCGAATTATTTGAGCTGACGCCTGATTTTGACCTCAACATCATGCAAGCAGGGCAAGATTTGACCGACGTCACGTGTCGAATCCTCACGGGGTTGCGTACCCTTTTCCAGTCGTATCGCCCCGACCTCGTGCTTGTACACGGCGATACCACTACTTGCATGGCTACGTCGTTGGCGGCTTTTTACGCTGGCATTAAAATAGGCCACGTTGAGGCAGGACTACGCACGGGAAACCTGCAATCGCCTTTTCCTGAAGAAGCCAATCGCCTCATCACCGACCGCCTTGCCAACTATTATTTCGCCCCTACCGACCGCAATGTGGAAGCTTTGTTGCGTGAAGGTGTTGCCCCAAATGTGATTGTCAAAACAGGGAATACCGTCATAGACGCGCTCCTGCACGTAAGCAAGCAAGTAGAAGGTTTCTCAGAACGGGTATCGGGGGACTTGAAGCAGCTTTTTTCTACCAATCGTAAGATTTTATTGGTCACAGGGCATCGTCGCGAAAACTTCGGCGACGGTTTTATTCAAATATGCGAAGCCCTGCACGACCTCGCCCAACAGCATCCCGCGTTAGAAATTGTCTATCCAGTACACCTCAACCCGAACGTCCAAAAGCCTGTTTATGAACATTTGGGTGGCCTGCCCAACGTACACCTTCCTAATCCAATGGATTACGCTGATTTTGTGTATGCGATGAAAAACAGTTGGGCTATTCTCACTGATTCGGGCGGCGTACAAGAAGAAGCTCCGAGTTTGGGCAAACCCGTACTTGTGATGCGCGACACCACCGAGCGACCCGAGGCCGTCGAAGCTGGCACCGTTCGGCTCGTGGGAGCCAATCGCGCTACCATCACCCAAGCCGTTACTGAACTTTGGACACAAGCACCTGTCTATCAAGCAATGTCAGAAGCCAATAACCCCTATGGCGATGGTTTGGCGAGTCAACGAATTATTGATTTTTTAGAAAGTATTGTCGGTTAG
- a CDS encoding L-ribulose-5-phosphate 4-epimerase: MSIYQSLKEECFEANMQLPKLGLVLFTFGNVSAVDHSKGVFAIKPSGVPYENLRPEDIVIMDYDAKVVEGSMRPSSDTKTHALLYKTWEDIGGITHTHSTYAVAWAQAGLDIPIFGTTHADHTHQDIPCAPVLTDAMIEGDYEHETGNQIFDVFKAKGLSHKEVEMVLLQNHGPFTWGKTAEKSVYNAAVLEEVARMAYLTLQINPNTPRIKDTLRMKHYERKHGKNAYYGQGY, from the coding sequence ATGAGTATCTATCAATCGCTGAAAGAAGAGTGCTTTGAAGCCAACATGCAACTTCCCAAGCTTGGGCTAGTGCTTTTTACCTTTGGTAATGTAAGTGCTGTTGACCACTCGAAGGGCGTGTTTGCCATCAAACCAAGCGGAGTTCCGTACGAAAACCTACGTCCAGAGGACATCGTTATCATGGATTACGATGCCAAGGTGGTCGAAGGTAGTATGCGCCCATCGTCTGACACAAAAACGCACGCGTTGTTATACAAAACCTGGGAAGACATCGGCGGAATCACCCATACACACAGCACCTATGCCGTGGCTTGGGCCCAAGCGGGGCTCGACATTCCCATTTTTGGAACGACCCACGCTGACCATACCCATCAAGACATTCCTTGTGCACCCGTCCTTACCGACGCGATGATTGAGGGCGATTATGAGCACGAAACGGGTAACCAGATTTTTGATGTTTTTAAAGCCAAAGGGCTTTCACACAAGGAAGTTGAAATGGTTTTATTACAAAATCATGGGCCATTTACGTGGGGGAAAACGGCGGAGAAGTCTGTGTACAATGCCGCAGTATTGGAAGAAGTGGCACGAATGGCCTACCTCACGCTACAAATAAACCCCAACACTCCGCGTATTAAAGATACGCTCCGTATGAAACACTACGAACGTAAACACGGTAAAAACGCCTACTACGGACAAGGATATTAG
- a CDS encoding aldose epimerase family protein, giving the protein MKSTFFPLLLAGLVIFQSCSNKSSESSESTTETQALKIEKTDFGKLPDGQAAELYTLKNASGMEAKITNYGGIITHLTAPDSSGVFDDVVLGYDSLAGYLKSSPYFGAIVGRYGNRIAKGKFTLDGKTYTLAVNNMVNHLHGGTVGFDKVLWKAEPIEGEEPALKLSYVSKDGEEGYPGNLNVTVTYTLQKNNSLKIDYTATTDKATVINLTNHTYFNLTGAKRDILDHQLTLNADRFLPVNETLIPTGELKPVAGNVFDFTKATAIGARINDAKDQQIKYGGGYDHCWVLNKKDKELSLAATVYEPTTGRIMEVQTTEPAIQFYTGNFLDGSITGKKGTNYPKRFALCLETEHYPDSPNQSAFPTVVLKPGETYQTTTIYTFSAKK; this is encoded by the coding sequence ATGAAATCTACCTTTTTCCCTCTCCTTTTGGCAGGGCTAGTCATTTTCCAAAGTTGCTCCAACAAATCCTCAGAAAGCAGCGAGTCAACCACCGAAACGCAAGCGCTCAAAATTGAAAAAACCGATTTTGGAAAACTTCCTGACGGACAAGCTGCCGAGCTTTATACCCTCAAAAATGCCAGTGGTATGGAGGCAAAGATTACCAATTACGGTGGCATTATTACCCATCTTACTGCTCCTGATTCTAGCGGTGTGTTCGACGATGTGGTTTTGGGGTACGACTCCTTGGCGGGATACCTCAAATCAAGCCCCTATTTTGGCGCCATTGTAGGCCGATACGGAAACCGCATAGCCAAAGGAAAATTTACACTTGATGGTAAAACCTATACGTTGGCTGTCAACAACATGGTCAATCACCTTCATGGTGGTACAGTAGGCTTCGATAAAGTTCTTTGGAAAGCCGAACCGATTGAAGGCGAAGAACCTGCGCTTAAACTTTCGTATGTGAGCAAAGACGGCGAAGAAGGCTACCCAGGCAATCTGAACGTAACGGTGACTTATACGCTTCAAAAAAACAATTCGCTTAAAATTGATTACACTGCCACTACCGACAAAGCAACGGTCATTAACTTAACTAACCACACGTATTTTAACCTAACGGGAGCAAAACGTGACATTCTTGATCATCAGCTGACTTTGAACGCTGACCGCTTTTTGCCAGTCAACGAAACATTGATTCCAACGGGAGAATTAAAGCCTGTAGCAGGAAATGTATTTGATTTTACCAAAGCGACGGCCATTGGTGCACGTATCAATGATGCTAAAGACCAACAAATCAAGTACGGTGGTGGCTACGACCACTGCTGGGTGTTGAACAAAAAAGACAAGGAGCTTAGCCTAGCTGCTACGGTGTATGAGCCTACAACGGGCCGTATCATGGAGGTTCAGACAACCGAACCTGCAATTCAGTTTTATACAGGTAATTTCTTGGACGGCAGCATCACGGGAAAGAAAGGGACAAACTATCCAAAGCGCTTTGCGCTCTGCCTCGAAACCGAGCACTATCCAGATTCACCTAACCAATCAGCATTTCCAACAGTGGTGCTAAAACCAGGTGAAACATACCAAACAACAACGATTTATACGTTTTCTGCGAAGAAATAG
- the araA gene encoding L-arabinose isomerase — MLKQFEVWFVTGSQHLYGEETLRQVDEHSQIIADFFNDSPTIPVRVVFKPVVKTPDEILTICKEANSTPNCVGIITWMHTFSPAKMWINGLNALQLPLLHLHTQFNRDIPFNDIDMDFMNLNQSAHGDREFGFIMTRMRLNRKVVVGHWQSENVLEKINIWSRVAAAKYTMQTMKVVRFGDNMRQVAVTDGDKVAAEMKFGFSVNTHGVGDLVKYINQISEADIFTLLQEYEDTYEMMPSLLNGGLMRQSVFEAARIELGIKAFLEEGGFSAYTNTFEDLHGMRQLPGIGSQRMMAAGYGYGGEGDWKTSAMVRVMKVMASGLKGGNSFMEDYTYHFDPANPMVLGSHMLEICPSIAANKVKCEVHPLGIGGKEDPVRLVFNAAAGPALNVSLIDLGNRFRLLVNEVEAVEVTETFPKLPTARALWKPQPSMEVGLQAWILAGGAHHTVYSQNLTTEYIEDFAEMLGVELVVIDKNTTIRGLKNDLRFSEVAYK; from the coding sequence ATGCTAAAACAGTTTGAAGTCTGGTTTGTCACAGGAAGCCAGCATTTATACGGAGAAGAAACCCTCCGTCAAGTTGACGAACACTCTCAAATCATTGCCGATTTTTTCAACGACTCTCCTACCATCCCCGTACGAGTTGTTTTTAAGCCCGTTGTCAAAACACCCGACGAGATTTTGACCATTTGCAAAGAAGCCAACAGCACTCCCAACTGTGTGGGTATTATCACGTGGATGCACACATTTTCGCCCGCTAAAATGTGGATCAATGGCCTCAATGCACTTCAACTTCCGTTGCTCCATTTACATACCCAATTTAACCGTGACATTCCATTCAACGACATTGACATGGATTTCATGAACCTCAACCAATCGGCGCACGGCGACCGTGAGTTTGGGTTTATCATGACTCGGATGCGCCTCAACCGCAAAGTGGTCGTAGGGCACTGGCAGTCAGAGAATGTTCTCGAAAAAATCAACATTTGGAGCCGCGTGGCCGCCGCTAAATACACCATGCAAACCATGAAAGTGGTACGTTTTGGGGATAACATGCGCCAAGTAGCCGTAACAGACGGCGACAAAGTAGCGGCTGAAATGAAGTTTGGATTTTCGGTCAATACCCACGGGGTAGGCGATTTGGTGAAGTACATCAATCAGATTTCGGAAGCCGATATTTTTACCCTTCTCCAAGAATACGAAGACACCTACGAGATGATGCCTTCGTTGCTCAACGGCGGATTGATGCGTCAGTCGGTCTTTGAAGCAGCACGTATCGAATTGGGTATCAAAGCCTTTTTGGAAGAAGGTGGTTTCTCGGCTTATACCAATACTTTTGAAGACCTCCACGGAATGCGTCAACTTCCAGGCATTGGCTCTCAGCGCATGATGGCCGCAGGCTACGGCTACGGTGGCGAAGGCGACTGGAAAACCTCGGCCATGGTACGGGTCATGAAAGTAATGGCCAGCGGCTTGAAGGGCGGAAACTCATTTATGGAAGATTACACCTACCACTTCGACCCTGCAAATCCGATGGTACTCGGCTCGCACATGCTCGAAATTTGCCCAAGCATTGCCGCCAATAAAGTCAAATGCGAAGTACATCCGTTGGGCATTGGTGGCAAAGAAGACCCCGTTCGTTTGGTTTTCAACGCTGCCGCAGGGCCTGCCCTCAACGTTTCTTTGATTGACTTAGGCAACCGTTTTCGTTTGTTAGTCAACGAAGTAGAGGCTGTAGAAGTAACCGAAACTTTCCCGAAACTTCCAACGGCTCGTGCCCTGTGGAAGCCTCAGCCAAGCATGGAAGTCGGCCTGCAAGCGTGGATTTTGGCGGGGGGGGCTCACCACACAGTGTATAGCCAAAACCTCACGACCGAGTACATCGAGGATTTTGCCGAAATGCTGGGGGTAGAGCTTGTGGTCATCGACAAAAATACGACCATTCGTGGGCTCAAAAACGACCTGCGTTTCAGTGAAGTAGCGTACAAATAG
- the rfbB gene encoding dTDP-glucose 4,6-dehydratase yields MQTILITGGAGFIGSHVVRRFVTEYPAYQIVNLDALTYAGNLANLTDIENAPNYRFVKGDITDAAFIDKLFKDNDFTGVIHLAAESHVDRSISDPMAFVVTNVIGTVNLLNAARQSWKGKEEGRRFYHVSTDEVYGELHDPNEFFVETTKYDPRSPYSASKASSDHFVRAYQNTYKLPVVISNCSNNYGPNHFPEKLIPLMINNIRHHKPLPVYGKGENVRDWLYVEDHARAIDAIFHQGVNGETYNIGGCNEWKNIDLVHLLCTIMDQKLGREEGTSAQLITYVTDRAGHDLRYAIDPAKLMNELGWKPSVTFEQGLEKTVQWYLDNQEWLDNVTSGNYQKYYEGMYEDR; encoded by the coding sequence ATGCAAACTATACTTATTACAGGTGGCGCAGGTTTTATTGGCTCACACGTAGTGCGCCGTTTTGTGACCGAATACCCAGCGTATCAGATTGTGAATCTCGATGCACTGACGTACGCGGGGAACCTCGCCAATCTTACCGACATTGAAAATGCCCCCAATTACCGTTTTGTCAAAGGCGACATTACCGATGCGGCATTTATTGATAAATTATTCAAAGACAATGATTTCACGGGGGTGATTCACTTGGCGGCGGAGTCGCACGTGGACAGGTCAATTTCTGATCCGATGGCATTTGTGGTGACCAATGTCATCGGAACGGTCAACTTGCTAAACGCGGCCCGTCAGAGTTGGAAAGGAAAAGAGGAAGGACGCCGCTTTTACCACGTTTCGACTGATGAGGTTTATGGAGAACTTCATGACCCCAACGAGTTTTTTGTGGAAACGACCAAGTACGACCCACGTTCGCCTTATTCGGCTTCAAAAGCCTCGTCTGACCACTTTGTAAGAGCGTACCAGAATACGTACAAACTTCCAGTAGTAATTTCAAACTGCTCAAATAACTACGGCCCTAATCACTTTCCAGAGAAATTGATTCCGTTGATGATTAACAACATTCGCCACCACAAACCGCTTCCAGTGTATGGAAAAGGCGAAAATGTGCGTGATTGGTTGTACGTAGAAGACCATGCGCGGGCGATTGATGCCATTTTTCATCAGGGTGTCAACGGTGAAACGTATAACATTGGCGGTTGCAACGAGTGGAAAAATATTGATTTGGTGCATCTGCTGTGTACCATCATGGATCAAAAACTAGGCCGTGAAGAAGGTACATCAGCGCAATTGATTACGTACGTAACCGACCGCGCTGGCCACGATTTGAGATACGCCATTGACCCCGCAAAGTTAATGAATGAGCTGGGCTGGAAGCCGTCGGTGACGTTTGAGCAAGGGCTTGAAAAAACGGTACAGTGGTATTTAGATAACCAAGAATGGCTCGACAATGTGACGTCGGGTAATTATCAAAAGTACTACGAAGGAATGTACGAAGACCGCTAA
- a CDS encoding arsenate reductase, which yields MLTVYGISNCDTIKKTLNWLKSNQMEFLFHDYKKQGISRETIENWLSQTDWTKLVNKAGTTFKALSDEQKAAIVDSQSALELMLEKPSLIKRPVIENSGKIVKIGWKPEGL from the coding sequence ATGCTTACAGTTTACGGTATCTCCAACTGCGACACCATCAAAAAAACGCTCAATTGGCTCAAATCCAACCAAATGGAATTCTTATTCCATGACTATAAAAAGCAAGGAATTTCGCGCGAAACGATTGAAAATTGGCTCTCTCAAACCGATTGGACGAAGTTAGTAAATAAAGCAGGCACTACCTTTAAAGCACTTTCTGACGAGCAAAAAGCAGCGATTGTAGATTCGCAAAGTGCCCTTGAATTGATGCTCGAAAAACCTTCTTTGATTAAGCGCCCTGTGATTGAAAACAGTGGGAAAATCGTAAAAATTGGTTGGAAACCCGAAGGATTATGA